GCCAGTCGGCGAGTTCCGGCGCGGCGCCGATCTCGCGGGCGAGTTCGAGGGCGCGGACGCCGAGCTCGCGGTCGTGGTCGGTGGTGAAATAGGCCGGATCGATCGAAGGGGCGTCGTCGAGGCCGGGGCCGGTCACCGTCAGCCGGCCGCGGCTGGTCGGGTGGGTGACGCCGGAGAGGATGGTGAAGCCGGTGCCGTAGTCGACCGGAGCCAGCCGCTCGGAGGTGGTCGGCGCGGCGACGCAGCCGAGCACCACCGAGGGCGCGCCGTCGGCGCGCGTGGGATCGTCGGCGTCGAGATACATCAGCGATTCCGAATGTTGCAGCCGCGACGGCGGCACCGGGCGGCGGGCGCGGTAGACGTTGCCGGCCGTCAACATGTGGTCGTGGAGGTTGTCGCCGACGCCGGCGCGGTCGAGCCGGACCGGGATGCCGGCGCGGGAAAGATCCGCGGCGGGCCCGACGCCGGAGCGCATCAGCAGCAGCGGGCTCGCCACCGCGCCGGCGGCGAGCAGCACCGTCCCGGCCGAGAAGCGCGCGGGCCGGCCGTCGACCTCGGCCTCGACGCCGGTGACGCGGTCGCCGTCGAAGGCGAGGCGGTGAACGCGGACGCCGGTGACGAGGGTGAGATTCGGCCGGCCCAGCACCGGCACCAGGAAGGCGTCGGCGGCGCTGACGCGGCGGCCGTCGCGGATCGTCAGGCTGTTGGCGGCGACGCCCTTCAGCGGGCCGCCGTTGTGCTCGCCGATGTGCGGCACGCCGCGGGCGAGGCCGGCGGCCATGTAGGCGCGCACCACCGGCGCCAGTTCGGCGTCCGGCAGCCACACCGGCAGCGGACCGTCGCCGCCGTGCTGCGCCGAGGCGCCGCCCGAGAAGGCCTCGATGCGCCGGAACGACGGCAGCAACCCGGCGTGGGACCAGGCGTCCGAACCGGTCGCCTCGGCCCAGGGCGCGAAGTCGTCGGCGTGGCCGCGGACGTGGGCCATGGCGTGGATGCAGCTCGAGCCGCCGACGAGCCGCCCGCGCGGCCAGGGGTGGACGCGGCCGGCGGTGCCGGCCTGGGGCAGGGTGCGGTAGGCCCAGTCGTAGGGCCGGTCCTGCAGAACCGGCCATTTCTGCGGGATCGCGATGTCGGGGTCGTCGGGATGGCCGCCGGCCTCGAGCACGCCGACCCTGAGGCCCGGCTCCTCCGACAGCCGCCACGCCAGCACCGAGCCGGCCGAGCCGGCGCCCACGATCAGCACGTCGAACGAACGGTCCATCGCTTGCTTCCTCGTTCCGCGACCGGGGCGGCGACGGACGAGCACGCCCGCCGCCGGCGGCCCGGCGGCCGCCACGTAGAGGTCCCGCGCTCGGGCGGGGACGGGTGTTCGGGATCGCCGGCCCGCTTCTTCGCGGGCCTGCGTTTCAATAGGCGCTGCCGGGGGAGAGGCGGCCCATGATCTTCTGCTGGATCGCGACGAGGTGCTGGTACATCGCCCGCTCGGCGCCGTCGGGGTCGCGCGCGGCGATGGCGTCGGCGATCACGCCGTGCTCGGCGTCGCGCATCCGCACGCGCTCGGGTACGAGGCTGGCGTCGCTGTCGGTGTAGCGCAGCCGGCCGTCGCTCGCGACCCGGTGCAGGATGACGTAGAGCTCGGAGGCGAGGCTGTTGCGCGAGCCGGCGGCGATCGCCCGGTGGAAGGCGATGTCGGCGGCGTTGGGGTCGGTGCCCGGCGTGGTCGAGGCCGCCCGGCGGATCCGCTCGATCTCGGCCGGCGAGGCGCGCAGCGCGGCGAGGCGGGCGAGGGCGGGCTCGAGCACGAGGCGGAGCTCCATCACCTCCAGCGGGTTGGTGGAGTTGATCAGCGCGGCGCCGGCCACCGGCTGCGGCGCGGCGCGGCGGCCGGCGCGGGCCGGCTCCAACTCGCCGAGCGAGCGCATGACGCCGAGGGCGCGGCGCAGGGTGTGGCGCTTGACGCTGAGCTCCTCGGCCACGGTGCGCTCGGGCGGCATGGTGCCGTCGCGCGCCAGGATCGATCGCAGCGCCTCGAGCAGGTCCTCGAGGCCGGCGTCGACCGGACCGGAGCCGTTGCCGGCGCCGGGCTTGCGCCCCTTGCGCGCGGTCTTGTCCGCCGTGGTGTCGATCGAGCTCAAGGGCCTGCTCCCGTTTGCGCCGGCGACCGCCCGAACGGCACCGTCGCGTGTCCTCGTCCGCCTGCCGTCCCGCGACCCGCCGCGGCGCGGCACCCCGATACACCATTGGTCGGGGTATGGTCGAGATGGTTCGACCCGCCCCGGCCGCCGGCGCCGCGGGTCGGCCACGCGCCGGTTTCCGCCGTCCGCGACCGTCGGCATCCGCAGCGTCGTCGCGCCGACGTCACCCGCGACGGTGGAATTCCGTCGGCTCCGGGCGCGGCGAATTGACAAGTTCCAACCATTCTTAGCATAACGGTCGGGAATTGGTCGAGACCCCGGCCGCGGTCGTCCGGACGGGATCCCCAGCCGAAGAGAGGAACGAGATGCCCTACGCGCCTTCCGATCCGCCCGTCCTGACGCTGACCACCGGCCCGGTCGACGCCTATCCGGCCGTCCTGCGCGGCCTCGCGGCGCCGGTGCTCTACGACTACGATCCGGCCTTCCAGGCGACCTACGAGCGCGTCTGCCGCAAGCTCGGCGAGATCGTGAAGTCCGAGACGGTGCCCGTGCTGCTGCAGGGCGAGCCGGTGCTGGCGCTGGAGGCCGCGGCCGCCTCGGCGATCGGGGCGAAGGACGTGGTTCTGAACCTCGTCGCCGGCGTCTACGCCAAGGGCTTCGAGGGTTGGGCCGCGCGCTCCGGCGCCGAGATCGTCGAACTCGCCGTGCCCTACGACGAGGTGATCGACCCGGCGATGGTCGAGGCGGCGCTGAAGGCGCGGCCCGACGTAACCGTGGTCGCGCTCTGCCACCACGACACCCCGTCGGGTACGATCAACCCGGTCGCCGAGATCGGCGCCATCGTCGCCCGCCACGGTGCGCTCTTCCTGGTCGACGCGGTGTCGTCCTTCGGCGGCATGCCGGTCGACGCGGCGTCCGCCCACGCCGACATCTTCGTCACCGGCCCGAACAAGTGCCTCGGCTGCCCGCCGGCGCTGTCGATCGTCGGCGTCTCGGCAAAGGCCTGGGCGAAGATGAAGGCCAACCCGGCCGCCCCGCGCGATTCGATCCTGTCGATCCTCGACTGGGAGGACGCCTGGCGCGCCGACCGGCCGTTCCCGTTCACCCCGTCGGTCGCCGAGATCAACGGCCTCGAGGCGGCGGTCGACCATTTCCTCGCCGAGGGCGCCGAGCGGGTGTTCGCCCGCCACGCCGCCACCGCGCGCGCCTGCCGCGCCGGCATCCGGGCGATGGGGCTCGAGCTCTGGGCGAAGGACGAGCGCTTCGCCTCGCCGACCGCGACCGCCGTGCGCACGCCGGACGGCGTCGACGAGGCGGCGCTCCGGGCCGCCGTTCGCGCGCGCTACGGCGTCGTGCTGTCGTCCGGCCGCGGCGCCACCCTCGGCCGGCTCACCCGCATCGGCCACATGGGCCCGACCGCCCAGCCGATCCACGCGGTGACCGCGGTGGCGGCCTTCGGCGGCACGCTCGCCGCCTTCGGCCGGCCGGTCGACGTCGGGGCGGGCGTCGCCGCGGCGCTGGCCTCGATCGACGCCGGCTGAGGCCGGGCGCGGGCGGGGGGTCATCGCGCCCCCCGCACGTAGTGCGAGCCGAGCGCCGGCGGCAGGCTGGCGCGGCGGCCGAACACCACCAGCAGCGCCAGCACGGCGGCGAAGGGCAGCATCTGGATCACGTCGGTCGGCACGTCGACGCCGGCGACCTGGAGCGCGGTGGTGGCCGAAAGGCAGGCGCCGAAGATCAGCGCGCCGGTCAGCACGTAGAAGGGATTGCCGCGGGCGAGCATCGCCAGCACGATGCCGATGAAACCGGCGCCGTTGGTCATGAAGGGCACGAAGATGCCGGCGCCGACCTCCGCCATGAAGGCGCCGCCGAGGCCGGCGAGGGCACCGGTGGCGAGCACCGCGCCGGTGCGCACCGCGGCGACGTCGACGCCGGCGGCGTCGAGGGCGGCCGGCTTGTCGCCGGCGGCCTGCAGCGCGAGGCCGAGGTTGGTGAAGCGGAACACCAGCGCGGTCGCGACCACCACCGCGACGGCGAGGTAGACCATCGGCGGCCGGTCGAACAGCGCCGGGCCGATCACCGGCAGCGCCGACAGGCCGGGGATCGGCAGCGTCGCGACGGCGTCGAGGCGCGGATAGCTCTGCGAAAACTGGAAATGGTGCAGGAGTGCGGTCATGCCCTCGGCGCCGAGGGTGAGCGCGATGCCGATCACGATCTGGCTGAGGCCGAGCCGGACGCAGAAGAACGCCATGGCGGCGGCGACCGCGAGGCCGCCGAGCGCGCCGGCGAGGAAGCCGAGCCAGAACGAGCCGGTGCCGTAGGCGGCGAGGAAGCCGGTGTAGGCGCCGACCAGCATCATGCCCTCGATGCCGATGTTGAGCACGCCGGCCTTCTCGGAGATCTGCTCGCCGATGCCGGCCAGCATCAGCGGGATGCCGGCGGTGACGGCGCCGAGGACCAGGGAGGTGAGGAAGACCTCGGTGAAGAGCGCGTCCATGGGTCCGTCCTCACTTGCCGGCGAGGCGGCGGCGCTGGTCGAGATACTCGGCGAGGCCGAGCAGGACCAGGAGGATCGCCACCACCACGAGGGTGAAGTAGTTGGGCACGCCGAGCCGCCGCGCCGCGCTCTCGCCGCCGATCGACAGCACCGAGAACAGGAACACGAAGGCGATGGTGGCGAAGCCGTTGAAGCGGGCGAGGAAGACCAGCGGCACCACGGTCAGGCTGTAGGCCGGGTTCCAGTCGGCGCGCACGTTGCCCTGGACGCCGAGGATCTCGACGGCGCCTGCGAGGCCGGACAGCGCCGCGGAGATCGCGAACACCGCCACGGTCAGTTTCGGCACCGACAGGCCGGCGTGGACCGCGGCGCGGGTGTTGGCGCCGACGACGCGCAGCTTCAGGCCGAAGGCGGTGCGGGTCATCAGGAGGTGGACGCCGATCACGGCGACGAGGCCGATCAGGAGGCCCGACGACACCGTGGTGTCGAACAGGCGCGGCAGCCGGTCCGCGACGTCGAGGGTGCGGGTCTGCGGCACCGTGGTGCCGGGATCGCGGAAGGCGAGCTTGACCAGCACGTTGGCGAAGGAGACGCCGAGGAAGGTCATCATCAGCGTGGTGATGATCTCGTTGACGCCCTGGCCGGCCTTGAGCAGGGCCGGAAGCACAGACCAGACCGCGCCGACCGCGGCGCCGACGACGAGGCAGGCGACCAGCGTCGGCCAGACGCCGATGGTGCCGACCAGCGCCGGTCCGAGGGCCGCGACCACGACGGCGCCGAGCAGGAACTGGCCGTCGCCGCCGAGGTTCCAGATGCCGGCGCGGAAGGCGACGATCAGGCCGGCGGCGATCAGCAGCAGCGGCGCCATCCGGGTCAGCGAGGCCTGCAGGCCGGTCGGCGACAGCAGGCCGCGCTGGACCACGGTGCCGTAGTAGGCGAGCGGGTCGACGCCGAGGGCGAGCAGCACGAGGCCGGCCAGCACCAGGGCGGCGAGCACCGGGCCGACGACGGTGGCGAGCCGGTGCAGGTGGGGGCCGAGCCGCGGGCGCGGCAGGTGCGGCGGCGAGGTCGTCATCCGGGCGCTCTCCGAGCTCATGCCGCCACTCCGCTCATCATCTCGCCGACGGCGAGGCGGGCGTCCGGCCCGTTGTCGACGATCCCGACGATGCGGCCGCGGTCCATCACGGCGATGCGGTCGGAGAGTTCGAGGATCTCCTCGAGGTCGGTGGAGATCAGGATCACCGCGAGCCCGCCGTCGGCGGCGTCACGGATGCGCTGGCGCGTGGCGCGGATGTTCTGGACGTCGAGGCCGTAGGTCGGCTTGGCGAAGATCACCGCACGCGCCGCGCCCGAGAGCTCGCGGGCGAGCAGCGCCTTCTGGATGTTGCCGCCGGAGAGCTTGCCGACCGGCGTCTCGATGCCGGGCGTGCGGACGTCGAAGGCGGAGACGAGGCGGCGGGCGTGGTCGGCGATCGTCGCCGGCCGCTCGACGCCGCGGGTCCAGAACGGCTCGTCGCCGATCTGCTTCAGCACGAGGTTGAGCGCCACCGGGAAGCCGCCGACGGTGCCCTCGTGCAGGCGGTCGTCGGTGACGTAGCGAAGGCCGGCCTTGCGGCGTTCGCCGACGGGAAGCGCGTCGATCGGTCGGCCGTCGAGGAGGACGCGGCCGGACGTCTGCCGGCGCTGGCCGGCGAGGGCCTCGGCGAACTGCTTCTGGCCGTTGCCGTCGATGCCGGCGATGCCGAGGATCTCGCCCGCGGCGACCGCGAGCGTCACGGCCTCGACCGGCACGGCGTCGTCGGGCACCGAGAGGCCCTCGACCGCGAGCACCGCGGGGCCGGCGGGAACGGTACGGGCCGGGCGGGCGTCGCCGGCGGCGACGGCGGCGGAGGAGCCGAACATCAGCCGGACGATCTCTGCGGTGGCGGCCTTCGGGCCCATCGCC
This Oharaeibacter diazotrophicus DNA region includes the following protein-coding sequences:
- a CDS encoding putative B6 ABC transporter ATP-binding protein, with the protein product MSALASHDHDAPAATEPVVVLDHVTKRFPGVVANDGVTVAIHPGEVHVLLGENGAGKSTLVGMLSGIQTPDEGGILVGGHEVSIDTPARALALGIGTVFQHAMLVPSLTVAENVALGGPALVRPDRRRIAEDLRRAAAEIGVSVDPDAPVGSLSLGEQQQVEIVRAVMRQSRVLILDEATAMLTPKGAEELGGLMRRLVARGMAVVFITHKLNEALAYCDRISVLRLGRKVGAIGPEALKAMGPKAATAEIVRLMFGSSAAVAAGDARPARTVPAGPAVLAVEGLSVPDDAVPVEAVTLAVAAGEILGIAGIDGNGQKQFAEALAGQRRQTSGRVLLDGRPIDALPVGERRKAGLRYVTDDRLHEGTVGGFPVALNLVLKQIGDEPFWTRGVERPATIADHARRLVSAFDVRTPGIETPVGKLSGGNIQKALLARELSGAARAVIFAKPTYGLDVQNIRATRQRIRDAADGGLAVILISTDLEEILELSDRIAVMDRGRIVGIVDNGPDARLAVGEMMSGVAA
- the ppaT gene encoding pyridoxamine--pyruvate transaminase, which translates into the protein MPYAPSDPPVLTLTTGPVDAYPAVLRGLAAPVLYDYDPAFQATYERVCRKLGEIVKSETVPVLLQGEPVLALEAAAASAIGAKDVVLNLVAGVYAKGFEGWAARSGAEIVELAVPYDEVIDPAMVEAALKARPDVTVVALCHHDTPSGTINPVAEIGAIVARHGALFLVDAVSSFGGMPVDAASAHADIFVTGPNKCLGCPPALSIVGVSAKAWAKMKANPAAPRDSILSILDWEDAWRADRPFPFTPSVAEINGLEAAVDHFLAEGAERVFARHAATARACRAGIRAMGLELWAKDERFASPTATAVRTPDGVDEAALRAAVRARYGVVLSSGRGATLGRLTRIGHMGPTAQPIHAVTAVAAFGGTLAAFGRPVDVGAGVAAALASIDAG
- a CDS encoding putative B6 ABC transporter permease subunit 1, with amino-acid sequence MDALFTEVFLTSLVLGAVTAGIPLMLAGIGEQISEKAGVLNIGIEGMMLVGAYTGFLAAYGTGSFWLGFLAGALGGLAVAAAMAFFCVRLGLSQIVIGIALTLGAEGMTALLHHFQFSQSYPRLDAVATLPIPGLSALPVIGPALFDRPPMVYLAVAVVVATALVFRFTNLGLALQAAGDKPAALDAAGVDVAAVRTGAVLATGALAGLGGAFMAEVGAGIFVPFMTNGAGFIGIVLAMLARGNPFYVLTGALIFGACLSATTALQVAGVDVPTDVIQMLPFAAVLALLVVFGRRASLPPALGSHYVRGAR
- a CDS encoding GMC family oxidoreductase, translating into MDRSFDVLIVGAGSAGSVLAWRLSEEPGLRVGVLEAGGHPDDPDIAIPQKWPVLQDRPYDWAYRTLPQAGTAGRVHPWPRGRLVGGSSCIHAMAHVRGHADDFAPWAEATGSDAWSHAGLLPSFRRIEAFSGGASAQHGGDGPLPVWLPDAELAPVVRAYMAAGLARGVPHIGEHNGGPLKGVAANSLTIRDGRRVSAADAFLVPVLGRPNLTLVTGVRVHRLAFDGDRVTGVEAEVDGRPARFSAGTVLLAAGAVASPLLLMRSGVGPAADLSRAGIPVRLDRAGVGDNLHDHMLTAGNVYRARRPVPPSRLQHSESLMYLDADDPTRADGAPSVVLGCVAAPTTSERLAPVDYGTGFTILSGVTHPTSRGRLTVTGPGLDDAPSIDPAYFTTDHDRELGVRALELAREIGAAPELADWRAEEIHPGPAVRGRAALAAFVAEASITHHHPVGTCRMGADADAVVDARLKVNGLDGLHVVDASVIPSITSGPVHAAVLAIADRFAGDFLAAGRG
- a CDS encoding putative B6 ABC transporter permease subunit 2, whose protein sequence is MTTSPPHLPRPRLGPHLHRLATVVGPVLAALVLAGLVLLALGVDPLAYYGTVVQRGLLSPTGLQASLTRMAPLLLIAAGLIVAFRAGIWNLGGDGQFLLGAVVVAALGPALVGTIGVWPTLVACLVVGAAVGAVWSVLPALLKAGQGVNEIITTLMMTFLGVSFANVLVKLAFRDPGTTVPQTRTLDVADRLPRLFDTTVSSGLLIGLVAVIGVHLLMTRTAFGLKLRVVGANTRAAVHAGLSVPKLTVAVFAISAALSGLAGAVEILGVQGNVRADWNPAYSLTVVPLVFLARFNGFATIAFVFLFSVLSIGGESAARRLGVPNYFTLVVVAILLVLLGLAEYLDQRRRLAGK
- a CDS encoding FadR/GntR family transcriptional regulator is translated as MSSIDTTADKTARKGRKPGAGNGSGPVDAGLEDLLEALRSILARDGTMPPERTVAEELSVKRHTLRRALGVMRSLGELEPARAGRRAAPQPVAGAALINSTNPLEVMELRLVLEPALARLAALRASPAEIERIRRAASTTPGTDPNAADIAFHRAIAAGSRNSLASELYVILHRVASDGRLRYTDSDASLVPERVRMRDAEHGVIADAIAARDPDGAERAMYQHLVAIQQKIMGRLSPGSAY